Proteins encoded together in one Chitinophaga sp. LS1 window:
- a CDS encoding RHS repeat-associated core domain-containing protein, whose amino-acid sequence MDLQSLGFKASTNIWEPEVLEDFKERVSIIVSKVYTHAGQVDKTWYVRDATVNVLPIYGNKDADGNVYWKEQQLYGTARLGSWYPELNVSAGAIGAAELWSTTNKKQYELSNHLGNVLATVTDELKADNTALVMSANDYYPFGMIQPDRSYSSGGYRYGFNGKENDVKGDGNQKDYGMRMYDPRVGRFLSEDPLTPQFPELTPYRFGGNSPIAFIDLDGLEPPFPISLGRVIEVVNSFDVTAPPPPAIPIPPVIILKNPAIPAPVSGLRALEGVPIDLSEPGVIRIPSTDLEYTLQRGQYRWAKSNYRKGELDDPDYQGTYKEKNRLNLVKNRVQMCLGGRRITGHNQMKILKVLPEGCWIKSMARAIGKKGQELSITG is encoded by the coding sequence ATGGATCTTCAATCGTTAGGTTTTAAGGCCAGTACGAATATATGGGAACCGGAGGTATTGGAAGACTTTAAGGAACGGGTGAGTATTATAGTGAGTAAGGTGTATACACATGCAGGGCAGGTAGATAAGACCTGGTATGTGAGAGATGCTACGGTTAATGTGTTGCCGATCTATGGAAATAAGGATGCCGATGGTAATGTGTATTGGAAGGAGCAACAATTGTATGGTACTGCTCGTTTAGGTTCATGGTATCCTGAATTGAATGTGTCTGCAGGGGCAATTGGTGCAGCCGAATTATGGAGTACTACGAATAAGAAGCAGTATGAGTTGTCCAATCATTTAGGTAATGTGCTGGCAACGGTAACTGATGAGTTGAAAGCTGATAATACAGCGTTGGTGATGAGTGCGAATGATTATTATCCGTTTGGAATGATTCAGCCGGATAGGAGTTATAGTAGTGGTGGATATAGGTATGGTTTTAATGGGAAGGAGAATGATGTGAAGGGAGATGGGAATCAGAAGGATTATGGGATGAGGATGTATGATCCAAGAGTAGGAAGGTTTTTGAGTGAGGATCCCTTGACTCCACAGTTTCCAGAATTAACACCATATCGGTTTGGTGGAAACAGTCCTATAGCATTTATTGATTTGGACGGACTGGAGCCTCCGTTCCCAATTTCTTTAGGTAGAGTTATTGAAGTAGTGAATTCTTTTGACGTAACCGCCCCTCCGCCTCCTGCCATTCCGATTCCGCCTGTCATAATTCTTAAGAATCCCGCGATCCCTGCACCTGTTTCAGGATTACGTGCGCTGGAAGGAGTACCTATAGATTTGTCGGAACCTGGTGTAATAAGGATACCTTCTACAGATTTGGAATATACTTTGCAGAGAGGACAATATAGATGGGCAAAATCGAACTATAGAAAGGGCGAGTTGGATGATCCGGACTATCAGGGGACTTATAAGGAAAAAAACAGGTTAAATCTGGTGAAAAACAGGGTTCAGATGTGCCTGGGTGGGCGGAGAATTACAGGCCACAATCAAATGAAGATCCTAAAGGTTTTGCCAGAAGGTTGCTGGATAAAAAGTATGGCAAGGGCAATTGGAAAGAAGGGCCAGGAACTGAGTATAACAGGATAA
- a CDS encoding DUF2310 family Zn-ribbon-containing protein: protein MIIYQLIFSGDPIPDELKPFFLIDVHALLNSLNRNNQIVYKDNVVSFTAGKVYIFISCPGEEVISNGLNIYAKQWISNIEEDYSLKLSIEKIGEHPEELNGNYSEASAYILYGNSYLPLRSLDNFDPIPLYKFPYTYSDNASYYDINMWHSNYDNVYAIWDRGDINEPYFKELLSSIESQLTVDGIEICNRIKQLTNKDCYFYLFNYDNDVPDACPSCGGAWKLENRILDKFDFKCDKCKILSNLGVD from the coding sequence ATGATAATTTATCAGCTCATATTTTCAGGTGATCCGATACCGGATGAGTTAAAGCCATTTTTTTTAATTGATGTACATGCTTTGCTGAATTCGTTAAATCGGAACAATCAAATTGTTTATAAGGATAACGTTGTGAGTTTTACGGCAGGTAAAGTTTACATTTTTATAAGTTGTCCGGGTGAAGAAGTAATATCAAACGGATTAAATATTTATGCAAAACAATGGATTAGCAATATTGAAGAAGATTACTCACTGAAATTATCAATTGAAAAAATAGGAGAACATCCGGAAGAACTAAATGGCAACTATTCAGAGGCGTCTGCGTATATTTTGTATGGGAACAGTTATTTGCCGTTGAGATCATTAGATAATTTTGATCCTATTCCGTTATATAAGTTTCCATATACCTATAGTGATAATGCATCTTATTATGATATAAATATGTGGCACTCTAATTATGATAATGTTTATGCAATATGGGATAGAGGGGATATTAATGAACCATATTTTAAGGAGCTACTTTCCTCAATCGAAAGTCAGTTGACAGTAGATGGAATAGAAATATGCAATCGAATCAAACAGCTTACAAATAAAGATTGTTATTTTTATTTGTTTAATTACGATAATGATGTTCCTGATGCGTGCCCTTCTTGTGGGGGTGCCTGGAAGTTAGAAAATCGAATACTGGATAAATTTGATTTTAAATGTGATAAGTGCAAAATCCTATCCAATTTGGGGGTTGACTGA
- a CDS encoding ATP-binding protein, whose protein sequence is MEITNPGTPLVDTNRFIDTAPKSRNETLASLMRRLNICEERSSGVDRAIEVIEEFQLPAPKFIRGDEYTRVIIYAPLPLTKMNNEDRIRACYQHTCLHYVNNEAVNNQSVRKRFNINKNNVSFASKIC, encoded by the coding sequence ATTGAAATAACCAATCCAGGTACACCACTAGTCGATACCAACCGGTTTATTGATACTGCTCCAAAGTCAAGGAATGAGACTCTTGCATCACTTATGCGTCGCCTTAATATCTGCGAAGAACGAAGTAGTGGCGTGGATAGAGCAATTGAGGTAATTGAAGAGTTTCAACTTCCAGCGCCTAAATTTATCAGAGGAGATGAGTATACACGGGTCATTATATACGCACCCTTACCTTTAACAAAAATGAACAACGAAGACAGGATTAGAGCTTGTTATCAACATACCTGTTTGCATTATGTCAACAATGAAGCAGTGAATAATCAGTCTGTACGAAAGAGATTCAATATTAATAAAAACAATGTGTCGTTTGCTTCTAAAATTTGCTGA
- a CDS encoding FecR family protein → MEIFPERFSYLFEKYSTGKATPEEQTEFWAAIASFRDEDKVLIESLMQQWWDKRDMDDDHTINNIDSEKMLRRVFASGNNRVTRPRLRYWTAAAAVIFLFIAAGAYLNWQRQTAPHKGVLAATTHDLPAGSTAATLTLDDGSKIKLDSTHQGLLTRQGNALVRNKQEGLIYEGQPGGAVRYNILTTYKGEQYPVTLEDGTRILLDASSSLRFPVTFDAHERRVEITGRAWFEIAPVAGKPFYVINGDKKIVVLGTKFNVTAYNNENTTWITLVTGSIKVQTGKASQLLTPGQEAVIHNGTEQIQVNNQADVEETIAWVTGNITFHNADIATILHEIERWYDVQVIIKGTLPDKKYYFSVSRSASLVDALRFLEIYHIKYIINGENKTLTIQPA, encoded by the coding sequence ATGGAAATATTTCCTGAAAGATTTTCATATCTCTTTGAAAAATATTCGACAGGGAAAGCTACGCCGGAAGAGCAAACGGAATTCTGGGCAGCGATTGCTTCCTTCAGGGATGAAGATAAGGTGCTAATAGAGTCCCTGATGCAGCAATGGTGGGATAAAAGGGACATGGACGACGACCATACTATTAATAATATTGACAGTGAAAAAATGCTAAGACGTGTATTTGCATCCGGTAATAACCGGGTTACAAGACCACGTTTAAGATATTGGACTGCCGCAGCAGCTGTCATATTCCTGTTCATAGCCGCAGGCGCCTATTTGAACTGGCAACGGCAAACGGCTCCCCACAAAGGCGTACTCGCTGCCACTACGCACGATCTGCCGGCAGGCAGTACCGCTGCTACCCTTACTCTGGATGACGGCAGCAAAATTAAGCTGGACAGTACCCACCAGGGGCTGCTCACCAGACAGGGGAATGCATTGGTCAGAAATAAACAGGAAGGATTAATTTATGAAGGGCAGCCAGGTGGAGCAGTAAGATATAATATTCTCACTACTTATAAAGGTGAACAATACCCGGTTACATTGGAAGATGGTACCAGGATCTTACTGGATGCCTCTTCTTCCCTGAGATTCCCCGTTACCTTTGATGCGCATGAACGTCGTGTAGAAATAACAGGCAGGGCCTGGTTTGAAATTGCACCGGTAGCAGGAAAACCTTTTTATGTCATAAACGGTGATAAAAAGATTGTCGTACTGGGTACTAAATTCAACGTTACCGCCTACAACAATGAAAATACAACTTGGATCACGCTGGTCACAGGTAGCATCAAAGTACAAACTGGTAAGGCATCACAATTATTGACACCCGGACAGGAAGCTGTTATACATAATGGTACTGAGCAAATACAAGTGAACAATCAGGCAGATGTAGAAGAAACCATTGCCTGGGTAACCGGCAACATCACCTTTCATAACGCTGACATCGCTACTATACTGCACGAAATAGAAAGATGGTATGATGTACAGGTAATAATAAAAGGGACTTTGCCCGATAAAAAATATTATTTCAGCGTTTCCAGGTCCGCATCGCTGGTAGATGCATTACGTTTTTTAGAGATTTATCATATAAAATATATAATTAATGGGGAGAACAAAACATTGACTATTCAACCAGCATAA
- a CDS encoding RNA polymerase sigma-70 factor has translation MSPYDYYNDEMLLPLIAKGDESAFTVLYHRYCEKIYSFLHRMTKIPEIAEELTSDIFTGLWTGRELLVEVRNVKAFLSKVAYNKAMDFFRLTAHRQQLQAVVAAQMAAGTVADADFKLLESETKRILQEAINNLSPQRRRIFIMHREQGMTHEQIAQALQLSPETVKTTMSMALKSLRAFLSQHGLNSIAIIYYINFWK, from the coding sequence ATGTCGCCTTATGATTATTATAATGATGAAATGTTGCTTCCACTGATAGCAAAAGGTGATGAATCCGCTTTTACAGTGCTTTATCACAGGTATTGTGAGAAAATATATTCCTTTTTGCACAGGATGACAAAAATCCCTGAGATTGCAGAAGAATTAACCTCTGACATTTTCACCGGTCTTTGGACAGGACGGGAATTGCTGGTTGAAGTCAGGAATGTAAAGGCATTCCTTTCAAAAGTCGCTTATAACAAAGCCATGGATTTTTTCCGCCTCACGGCTCACCGCCAGCAATTACAGGCTGTAGTGGCGGCACAAATGGCTGCAGGTACTGTCGCAGATGCTGATTTCAAACTGCTGGAATCAGAAACCAAACGCATATTACAGGAGGCCATCAACAATCTAAGCCCACAAAGAAGACGAATATTTATTATGCACCGGGAACAGGGCATGACACATGAACAAATTGCACAGGCTCTTCAGTTATCTCCCGAAACAGTCAAAACTACCATGTCAATGGCCCTCAAAAGCTTACGTGCGTTTTTATCCCAACATGGCCTGAACAGTATTGCAATAATTTACTATATAAACTTTTGGAAATAA